One bacterium DNA window includes the following coding sequences:
- a CDS encoding type II secretion system F family protein, whose amino-acid sequence MAEKGKGIRLTLRRGASSKDLMLFTRQFAVMVKAGVPIVRSLEILSEQMQNKAFRDIILRITRDVETGSNLTDALARHKQVFDSLYVSMVKAGEAGGVLDQTLTRVAEYLEKAQALKGKIRSALAYPVVIFTVAIGAAFFMVTFIIPTYAQLFAGFGAELPFLTRIVLGLSYFIRHYIFLLIIGFGAIIFALLRYARSEAGRLKFDALKLGLPLFGPLVSKTAISRFSRTLSTLTTSGVPVLAGLEITANTSGNKVIENAVLKARESISGGKSIFEPLKESRVFPPLVTDLVRVGEESGSLGEMLEKVADFYDEEVDSAVTGLTSLIEPITIVFLGGVIGTLLISMYLPMFQIASVVR is encoded by the coding sequence ATGGCTGAGAAAGGCAAGGGCATTAGGTTAACACTTCGGAGAGGTGCATCTTCAAAAGACCTCATGCTTTTTACACGCCAGTTTGCAGTTATGGTGAAAGCAGGTGTCCCCATAGTTAGATCGCTTGAGATTCTTAGCGAACAAATGCAAAATAAAGCATTCCGTGATATTATTCTCAGAATTACAAGAGATGTTGAAACTGGAAGCAATTTAACAGATGCACTTGCAAGGCATAAGCAAGTTTTTGATTCACTTTATGTCTCAATGGTAAAAGCGGGAGAGGCTGGTGGGGTACTGGATCAGACACTTACAAGAGTGGCAGAGTACCTTGAAAAAGCACAGGCACTTAAAGGTAAGATAAGGAGTGCGCTTGCTTATCCAGTTGTTATATTTACGGTTGCAATAGGGGCAGCGTTTTTTATGGTCACTTTTATAATCCCTACTTACGCTCAATTATTTGCTGGATTTGGAGCAGAATTACCTTTTCTTACTCGAATTGTATTAGGACTCTCTTATTTCATCAGACATTATATATTTTTGCTAATCATAGGGTTTGGTGCAATAATTTTTGCCCTCCTTAGATATGCACGGTCTGAAGCTGGTAGGCTTAAATTTGATGCACTTAAACTCGGCTTACCATTATTTGGACCACTTGTGAGTAAAACTGCTATATCAAGGTTTTCAAGAACCTTATCCACACTTACAACTTCAGGTGTACCTGTGCTTGCAGGACTTGAAATTACAGCTAATACTTCAGGTAATAAGGTTATAGAAAATGCTGTCCTTAAAGCAAGAGAGAGTATATCAGGTGGCAAAAGTATCTTTGAACCACTTAAGGAAAGTAGAGTGTTCCCACCGCTTGTTACCGACCTTGTTAGGGTAGGGGAAGAAAGTGGAAGCCTCGGTGAAATGTTAGAAAAAGTAGCTGATTTCTATGATGAAGAAGTAGATTCTGCAGTTACAGGACTTACATCACTAATAGAACCCATTACCATAGTATTCCTTGGTGGAGTGATTGGAACACTGCTTATATCTATGTACCTCCCTATGTTCCAGATTGCATCTGTGGTGCGGTGA